From the genome of Maribacter algicola, one region includes:
- the gyrA gene encoding DNA gyrase subunit A: MAEGEKLIPINIEEEMKSAYIDYSMSVIVSRALPDVRDGLKPVHRRVLFGMHELGVRSNSAHKKSARIVGEVLGKYHPHGDTSVYDTMVRMAQEWSLRYMLIDGQGNFGSVDGDSPAAMRYTEARMRKIADEMLADIDKDTVDHQLNFDDSLQEPTVLPTRIPNLLVNGASGIAVGMATNMPPHNLSEVIDGTVAYIDNNDIEIDELITHIKAPDFPTGGIIYGYDGVREAFHTGRGRIVMRAKAHFEEVQGRECIIVTEIPYQVNKADMIKKTADLINDKKIEGISNIRDESDRKGMRVVYMLKRDAIPNIVLNTLFKYTALQTSFSVNNIALVKGRPQLLNVKEMIHHFVEHRHEVVVRRSEFELKKAEDRAHILEGLIIASDNIDEVIAIIRASSNADEARENLMERFKLTEIQAKAIVEMRLRQLTGLEQDKLRSEYDEIIKTIADLKDILARKERRMQIIKEELLEVKEKYGDERRSEINIAGGDLSMEDMIPNEQVVITISRAGYIKRTPLTEYKTQNRGGVGQKASSTRNEDFLEYLFVGTNHQYMLFFTQKGKCFWMRVFEIPEGSRTSKGRAIQNLINIEQDDTVKAFICTQDLKDEDYVNSHYVIMATKKGTVKKTLLEQYSRPRQNGINAITIREDDELLEAKLTTGTSQIFLGLKSGKAIRFEESKTRPMGRSASGVRGITLANDDDEVIGMVSVHNFEDELLVVSENGYGKRSSIEDYRITNRGGKGVKTISITEKTGNLVAIKNVTDSDDLMIINKSGIAIRMSVEDLRVMGRATQGVRLINIRDNDSIAAVAKVMKDEDDLDETNIKDIEVNPE, translated from the coding sequence ATGGCTGAAGGAGAAAAATTGATTCCTATCAACATAGAAGAGGAAATGAAATCTGCCTACATTGATTATTCAATGTCGGTCATAGTGTCACGAGCACTGCCAGATGTGCGAGATGGTCTGAAACCCGTACACAGGAGGGTGCTTTTTGGTATGCACGAACTAGGTGTACGGAGTAACAGTGCTCACAAGAAATCGGCGCGTATTGTAGGTGAGGTATTGGGTAAATACCATCCTCACGGAGATACTTCGGTTTATGATACCATGGTCAGGATGGCCCAGGAATGGAGTCTGCGTTATATGTTGATCGATGGTCAAGGTAACTTTGGTTCTGTGGATGGCGATAGTCCGGCGGCAATGCGTTATACGGAGGCCCGTATGCGAAAAATTGCAGATGAAATGTTGGCCGATATCGATAAGGATACCGTAGATCATCAATTGAATTTTGACGATTCATTACAGGAGCCTACTGTTTTACCAACTCGAATACCAAATCTATTGGTGAATGGTGCTTCAGGCATTGCTGTTGGTATGGCGACGAACATGCCCCCACATAACCTTTCCGAGGTTATAGATGGGACCGTAGCCTACATTGACAACAATGACATTGAAATAGATGAGTTGATCACCCATATTAAGGCTCCTGATTTTCCTACGGGAGGGATTATCTATGGTTATGACGGGGTCAGGGAGGCCTTCCATACAGGTCGCGGTAGAATAGTTATGAGGGCCAAGGCCCATTTTGAAGAAGTGCAGGGGCGCGAATGTATCATTGTGACCGAGATCCCTTATCAGGTGAACAAGGCGGATATGATTAAAAAGACGGCCGACCTTATCAACGATAAAAAGATAGAGGGAATATCAAACATAAGGGACGAATCTGACCGAAAGGGGATGCGCGTTGTTTATATGTTAAAAAGGGATGCGATACCCAATATTGTCCTTAATACGTTATTTAAATATACTGCTCTACAAACATCTTTCAGCGTAAACAACATTGCGTTGGTAAAAGGAAGACCACAGTTGCTGAATGTCAAGGAAATGATACATCATTTCGTAGAGCACAGGCACGAAGTGGTGGTTAGGCGTTCAGAGTTTGAGCTTAAAAAGGCGGAAGATAGGGCCCATATACTTGAAGGTCTCATCATTGCATCGGATAATATCGATGAGGTTATCGCCATTATTAGAGCTTCTTCCAATGCAGACGAGGCCAGGGAAAACTTGATGGAGCGATTCAAGCTTACCGAAATCCAAGCCAAGGCGATCGTTGAAATGAGGCTGCGTCAGTTGACAGGTCTGGAACAGGACAAACTGCGCTCTGAATACGATGAAATTATTAAGACCATAGCCGATTTGAAAGATATTCTTGCCAGAAAAGAGCGTAGAATGCAGATTATCAAGGAGGAACTTCTTGAAGTGAAGGAAAAGTATGGCGACGAACGACGTTCAGAGATAAATATTGCAGGTGGCGACTTGAGTATGGAAGATATGATTCCCAACGAACAAGTTGTAATTACTATATCTAGGGCCGGGTATATAAAAAGAACCCCACTTACGGAATATAAAACACAAAATAGGGGCGGGGTGGGCCAAAAAGCTTCCTCTACCAGAAACGAGGACTTTTTGGAATACCTTTTTGTAGGTACCAACCACCAATATATGTTGTTCTTCACGCAGAAAGGAAAATGCTTCTGGATGCGCGTATTCGAAATACCGGAAGGAAGCAGGACTTCTAAGGGAAGGGCCATACAGAACCTTATCAATATAGAGCAGGATGATACGGTCAAGGCCTTTATTTGTACCCAGGATTTAAAGGACGAGGATTATGTGAACAGTCACTATGTGATTATGGCTACCAAAAAAGGTACAGTTAAAAAGACCTTATTGGAACAATATTCCAGACCAAGACAAAACGGTATCAATGCCATTACAATTCGCGAGGACGATGAATTATTGGAAGCCAAATTGACCACAGGAACGAGTCAGATTTTCCTTGGATTGAAGTCTGGTAAGGCCATTAGGTTCGAGGAAAGTAAGACGAGACCTATGGGTAGAAGTGCATCTGGGGTTCGAGGGATCACTTTGGCCAATGATGATGATGAGGTGATAGGCATGGTTTCCGTACACAATTTTGAGGATGAACTTTTAGTAGTCTCGGAAAACGGATACGGAAAAAGATCTAGTATTGAGGATTATAGAATTACCAATAGGGGAGGTAAGGGTGTTAAAACCATCAGTATTACCGAAAAGACCGGGAATTTGGTCGCCATCAAGAACGTAACGGATTCAGATGATTTGATGATTATCAATAAATCAGGTATTGCCATAAGGATGAGCGTAGAAGACCTTAGGGTTATGGGAAGGGCGACCCAAGGTGTGAGATTAATTAATATTAGGGATAACGATTCCATTGCGGCCGTAGCCAAGGTTATGAAGGATGAAGATGACCTGGATGAAACCAATATTAAGGACATAGAAGTCAACCCTGAGTAA
- a CDS encoding tetratricopeptide repeat protein, which yields MKTKISIIAAMSFAVIGLAQKNEIKDAEKALKDGDASAAKTSIESAMGSIASADEKMQAQYYHTRGKIYADLAKKGDDSAFETAANSFKKVLEIEEKSGKSKYTSEANQYMASIAADLVNSAVSDNEQKKFDSAAEKLYMSYKLSPKDTSYLYYAASSAVNGGHYEKALDYYNELQEIGYDGSGVVYKATNTATGEEEIMDKVQRDLMVKSGTYKDPVDEKTPSKKAEIVKNTALIYTQLGQDDKALEAYKAARANDPEDVNLILNEANLYFKLGDKDKFKELMAEAISLAPDNADLHYNVGVINMEQGNYEEARESYKNAIEINPGYTNAYLNLSTTYVNEGNGLIDEMNSLGSSRADIARYDELKEKKDNFFTQGANILEEALKTNPDNQGVLTQLKNIYGAMGDNENFMRIKKLLEE from the coding sequence ATGAAAACTAAGATTTCAATAATAGCGGCGATGTCCTTTGCAGTAATTGGATTAGCTCAAAAAAACGAGATAAAAGATGCTGAGAAGGCATTGAAGGATGGGGACGCTTCGGCGGCAAAGACCAGTATTGAATCGGCCATGGGCAGTATAGCGAGTGCTGATGAAAAAATGCAGGCTCAATATTATCACACAAGAGGTAAGATTTATGCTGATTTGGCAAAAAAAGGAGATGATTCGGCATTTGAAACGGCAGCAAATTCCTTTAAAAAGGTTTTGGAAATCGAGGAGAAATCCGGTAAGAGCAAATACACTAGCGAAGCCAACCAGTATATGGCCAGTATTGCAGCTGATTTGGTGAATTCAGCTGTATCCGATAACGAGCAAAAGAAGTTCGATTCCGCAGCAGAAAAGCTTTATATGAGCTATAAATTAAGTCCTAAAGACACTTCTTACCTCTATTATGCCGCAAGTAGTGCCGTAAATGGTGGGCATTATGAAAAGGCTTTGGATTACTACAATGAACTTCAAGAAATTGGTTATGACGGTAGTGGTGTCGTATATAAAGCTACCAACACAGCGACCGGTGAAGAGGAAATTATGGATAAAGTTCAGCGAGATTTAATGGTTAAATCAGGAACATATAAAGATCCAGTGGACGAAAAAACGCCTTCCAAAAAGGCTGAAATCGTAAAAAATACAGCACTGATATATACTCAGTTGGGACAGGACGATAAGGCTTTGGAAGCATACAAGGCAGCAAGAGCAAATGACCCTGAGGATGTGAATCTAATTCTTAACGAGGCTAATTTATATTTCAAATTAGGTGATAAGGACAAATTCAAGGAATTGATGGCTGAGGCCATTTCTTTGGCACCGGATAATGCAGATTTGCATTATAATGTAGGTGTAATCAATATGGAGCAAGGCAATTATGAGGAAGCAAGGGAGTCTTACAAGAATGCAATTGAAATCAATCCTGGATATACCAATGCCTATTTGAACCTTTCTACTACCTATGTAAATGAGGGTAACGGATTGATCGATGAAATGAATTCTTTGGGAAGTTCCCGTGCAGATATTGCCCGCTATGATGAACTTAAGGAAAAGAAGGATAATTTTTTCACGCAAGGCGCTAATATTTTGGAAGAAGCCTTAAAAACTAATCCAGATAATCAAGGTGTTTTGACCCAATTGAAAAATATCTATGGTGCCATGGGCGATAACGAAAACTTCATGAGAATAAAAAAGTTGTTGGAAGAGTAA
- a CDS encoding C40 family peptidase, whose amino-acid sequence MQYGICPLSLVPLRQSPDETSEMTSQLLFGEHFKVLESRKHWSKIRVPTDRCEGWIPNNQLQFITKEEFEAIEEKTSVLSSDLIGFAERPNGMLTAILLGSSIPFTKCLPVTVDGNKITGKQVKENLINIALLYLNSPELKGGKSPFGIDASGFAQMVYKINGYHLLRTAQEQAKQGEALSFVEESEPGDLAFFDDASGMINHVGIIMENNYIIHVNGLVRIDRIDHTGIFNNELRNYSHKLRVIKKII is encoded by the coding sequence ATGCAATACGGAATTTGCCCTTTAAGTCTGGTTCCTTTAAGACAATCGCCCGATGAAACCTCTGAAATGACGAGCCAACTATTGTTCGGCGAACATTTCAAGGTGTTGGAGTCCAGAAAACACTGGTCAAAGATTAGGGTTCCCACGGATAGATGTGAAGGATGGATACCAAACAATCAATTACAATTCATTACGAAAGAAGAATTTGAGGCAATCGAGGAAAAAACAAGTGTCCTATCCTCCGACCTGATTGGCTTTGCTGAACGGCCAAACGGTATGCTCACCGCAATTCTCTTAGGCTCATCCATTCCCTTTACAAAGTGCCTACCGGTTACCGTAGACGGAAATAAAATCACTGGAAAACAGGTAAAGGAAAACCTAATAAACATTGCCTTGTTATATCTTAACTCACCTGAACTAAAGGGAGGTAAGTCCCCATTTGGCATAGATGCCTCTGGATTTGCACAGATGGTCTATAAAATAAACGGCTATCATTTATTACGCACGGCCCAAGAGCAGGCCAAACAAGGGGAAGCTTTGAGTTTTGTTGAAGAAAGCGAGCCAGGAGACCTAGCGTTTTTTGATGATGCCAGCGGAATGATAAACCATGTTGGGATTATCATGGAGAACAATTATATCATCCATGTGAACGGGTTGGTCAGAATAGACCGAATAGACCACACAGGAATATTTAATAACGAACTGAGAAATTATTCCCATAAACTCCGCGTAATAAAAAAAATAATATAA